TTACAGTAGCAACAACCCCTGCATAACTAACATTAAGGTCGCACCTTGTATAGGTGCGTGGATTGAAATTTTATGCGTTTGCGAGCCTCAGTTTCTTGATCCGTCGCACCTTGTATAGGTGCGTGGATTGAAAGAAATAAATCAAGCCACTTTCCAAAATACAACCAAGCCGAACAATATAAATGTTCGGCTTGGTTAGTTCTATCAACAATTAAAAGTGGTTAAGCCTCACCTGCTGCTACATTTAATTTCCATTAAAAACCTTTTTAGGTACAATTTCATAAAAACATATTGAAACCCACACCCTATCTAAATCGTAATAAACATAAATAGAAAAGATGATATTTCTACTGCATTTATAATCTTATTTAGAAAACTATCTTATAAAAGACCGCAAAGGAAGGGTTTATTTTGTACAAAAACATAGAAGAACCAAAACGAAAAATTTCTCCATACGCTATTAATGTATGGCGAATTACAAACACAATCGGACATACTATATTTCTCATTATTTTAGTCGTTTTACTTATCATGGACTCCCACTTTGCTTGGTATAGCTGGATTAGTTACATATTATGGGGCTTACTAGGTTTTACGATTATCTCTGCTGTTTGGAGTATAGTTTTTGAACCGACATTACTACAAAAATATTGGCGGTATGGTTTGAATAAGGAATTTGTCCAATTAAAGCACGGAAGATGGAATTTGGCACACCAAGTTATCCCTATGACAAAAATTCAATATGTTAGCCTACAACAAGGACCCATTTTACGAAAATACGGACTATCAAGTATCTCCATTGGTACAATGGCTTCCACTCATGAAATTCCTGCTATACAAGAGGACGAAGCAAAGGCTATTCGAAATGAAATTGCTGAACTTGCCAAAGTGAAGGAAGTGGAGAACTAATGGATCAAAAAAAGCGCATGCACCCCATGATGATGCCCGTATCATTTTTTGCATCATTAAAGGACATTTTCTTCGTATTTATTATTTTATTTGTACTTAACTATTCCTCCGAAGCAACGTGGGTAGAAATTGGTAGAATCTTATTTTTTGTCTACCTAATTTATGAGTTTGTGTCGGTTATTGTAACGTGGTGGCGTACTACATATAGCATCAATGAAAGCTTCATTGAAATCGAGCAAGGCCTTTTCACACGTAAACATCATCAAATTCCGTATGATCGGATTCAAAATGTCCAAACAAATACCCCGTTTTATTTACGACCATTTCATCTAACAACGCTGACGTTAGAAACGGGAGCAGAAGATGAGGATTCATCCTTCACTTTTACAGCCATTACGAAGGACGAAGCTCAACAAATTGAATATGTTTTAGACCATTACACGAAACAGAAAACTTCGGATGCAATAGACACAAATATAATAGAAACAGAAACAGACGAAGCCCAAGCCATGACAAAAGAAGAAAAAAATGTCCACTTTAATCCCACTAAAAAAGACATTTTAAAAGCTTCTGTTTTATCATTTAGCTATTTATTGCTTATCCCTGTACTAGCATCAATGTTTAGTAATATTGACGAAGTATATGATCTATCCGCAACGGGAAATAAGATTATTCAATTTGTAAAGGACTCTTGGTTTTGGATTGGTGCTTTAATCATCCTATTTATTATCGTTGCAATTTGCTTTGGAATAATGCGTACTTACTTAAAATATGGTCGTTATGAAATCTCATCTGATCATGAGCGGATTTATATTCGTAAAGGTGTATTAAACGAACAACACTTTTCCATTCGTAAACAAAATGTGCAAGCCGTTCATATTAAACAATCATTGTTAAAACGCATGCTTAAAATAGCTGAAGTAAAGCTAATTAGCGCTGGTGGGGTTGATCTTTCAGGGGAAGAAGTAAATTCCCTTTATCCATTTTTACCAATTCATCGCGCATATACGATCATTGAAGAAATACTACCTGAATTCGCAGTACAAACAAATATGGAATCACTCCCGAAGAAATCGTTAGTAGCGCGAATGTGTCAAACACCTGTACTTTGGATCATCGGCACCATTATTATTGTTATTTTCTTTCCAACATGGTGGCCTGTATCGATAATTTTGTTTCTATTTACGATCGTGTCACGCTTACTAGATTATTATTTCACTCGCTTTTTAATTCATGGGGAAACATTGCAAGTCCGTACAGGAGGCTTCTTCATGACAACAAGCATTACAACGAGAGAAAAAATCATTGAATTTAAGCTAGAACAAAATTTTATTCAAAAACGTTTTGACCTAGCAAATATGGAAACAGCAAATCGAAGCAAACCTGTTCATACCACTCCCTTATATAA
The genomic region above belongs to Virgibacillus dokdonensis and contains:
- a CDS encoding PH domain-containing protein, producing MYKNIEEPKRKISPYAINVWRITNTIGHTIFLIILVVLLIMDSHFAWYSWISYILWGLLGFTIISAVWSIVFEPTLLQKYWRYGLNKEFVQLKHGRWNLAHQVIPMTKIQYVSLQQGPILRKYGLSSISIGTMASTHEIPAIQEDEAKAIRNEIAELAKVKEVEN
- a CDS encoding PH domain-containing protein, whose product is MDQKKRMHPMMMPVSFFASLKDIFFVFIILFVLNYSSEATWVEIGRILFFVYLIYEFVSVIVTWWRTTYSINESFIEIEQGLFTRKHHQIPYDRIQNVQTNTPFYLRPFHLTTLTLETGAEDEDSSFTFTAITKDEAQQIEYVLDHYTKQKTSDAIDTNIIETETDEAQAMTKEEKNVHFNPTKKDILKASVLSFSYLLLIPVLASMFSNIDEVYDLSATGNKIIQFVKDSWFWIGALIILFIIVAICFGIMRTYLKYGRYEISSDHERIYIRKGVLNEQHFSIRKQNVQAVHIKQSLLKRMLKIAEVKLISAGGVDLSGEEVNSLYPFLPIHRAYTIIEEILPEFAVQTNMESLPKKSLVARMCQTPVLWIIGTIIIVIFFPTWWPVSIILFLFTIVSRLLDYYFTRFLIHGETLQVRTGGFFMTTSITTREKIIEFKLEQNFIQKRFDLANMETANRSKPVHTTPLYNIPMQMTQRAFIWYTGRNPRIEGGLDGE